The following are from one region of the Nostoc cf. commune SO-36 genome:
- the moaC gene encoding cyclic pyranopterin monophosphate synthase MoaC codes for MAQDNFPSNFANLTHLDQHGQAQMVDVSDKAPTIRQAVAAANVRMLPTTFAAIQAGNVPKGDVLATARLAGIMAAKQTATLIPLCHPLPLQKIAVEIIPDPQLPGYQIQATIKTKAETGVEMEALTAVSVAALTLYDMAKALEKSIQIESIRLISKSGGKSGDYLPPE; via the coding sequence ATGGCGCAAGATAATTTTCCATCTAATTTTGCCAACTTAACCCATCTAGATCAACACGGACAAGCGCAAATGGTAGACGTGTCTGATAAAGCACCCACCATCCGCCAAGCAGTAGCTGCTGCTAATGTGCGAATGCTGCCAACAACCTTCGCTGCTATTCAAGCCGGAAATGTCCCAAAAGGTGATGTGTTAGCAACTGCAAGATTGGCTGGGATTATGGCAGCCAAGCAAACAGCCACTTTAATTCCTCTGTGTCATCCCTTGCCTTTGCAAAAAATTGCAGTCGAAATTATACCCGATCCCCAACTACCGGGTTATCAAATTCAAGCCACAATCAAAACTAAAGCTGAAACTGGTGTAGAGATGGAAGCTTTAACTGCCGTTTCTGTGGCTGCACTAACTTTATACGATATGGCAAAAGCTTTAGAGAAGTCGATTCAAATTGAATCGATTCGTTTAATAAGTAAGAGTGGCGGGAAATCAGGAGATTATTTGCCGCCAGAGTAA
- a CDS encoding Uma2 family endonuclease: MPVIIECKSRATGLNQMTIFEQIDPDLLYPDSDGKPMADNTEQYRWIVLIKENLEILFANNDNILIAGDLLWYPVRSRLITPTAPDVMVVFGRSKGKRRSYRQWQEDNIPPQVVFEILSYSNDTKEMERKLEFYDTYGVEEYYLYDPESFQLDGWLRQNNHLNKLWQMDSWISPRLGIRFQTGLGELVIYRPDGQRFLNSLELNQRAEQAELLLEQERQRAEQLAAYFA; encoded by the coding sequence TTGCCAGTCATAATTGAATGTAAGTCAAGAGCCACTGGGTTAAATCAAATGACCATCTTTGAGCAAATAGACCCCGATCTCCTCTATCCAGATAGTGACGGCAAACCAATGGCAGACAATACAGAACAGTATCGTTGGATTGTCCTGATTAAGGAGAATTTAGAGATTCTGTTTGCTAATAATGACAATATTTTGATTGCGGGAGATTTACTTTGGTATCCAGTCCGTTCTCGGCTGATTACACCAACTGCACCTGATGTAATGGTTGTTTTCGGTAGATCCAAGGGAAAACGCCGTTCCTATCGTCAGTGGCAAGAAGATAATATTCCGCCGCAAGTAGTCTTTGAGATTCTTTCTTATAGTAATGATACCAAGGAGATGGAGCGCAAGCTGGAGTTTTACGATACTTATGGTGTTGAAGAATACTATTTATATGACCCTGAAAGTTTTCAACTAGATGGCTGGTTGCGGCAAAACAACCATTTGAATAAGCTATGGCAAATGGATAGTTGGATCAGTCCCCGTTTGGGAATTAGATTTCAAACTGGGCTTGGGGAGTTAGTAATTTACCGTCCAGATGGACAGAGATTTTTGAATTCTCTGGAACTCAATCAACGGGCTGAACAGGCTGAGTTATTGCTAGAACAAGAACGTCAACGCGCTGAACAGTTAGCAGCATATTTTGCGTAA
- a CDS encoding DUF3181 family protein, which produces MAKTNTTELLEALAAEIGENVYIDVAKWHLYLSNAKLHTVVAEQLYPLITSNTVNEDRVLQVLGAIPIKIGGGKREVPLIDLLPLQCQVTLVDILEKYQRDF; this is translated from the coding sequence ATGGCTAAGACTAATACCACAGAACTACTAGAAGCCCTAGCAGCTGAGATTGGCGAAAACGTCTATATAGACGTTGCCAAATGGCATCTTTATTTATCTAATGCCAAACTGCATACAGTTGTTGCCGAGCAACTGTATCCTTTAATTACTTCTAATACTGTAAATGAAGACCGAGTTTTACAAGTGTTGGGAGCAATTCCAATAAAAATTGGTGGCGGGAAACGTGAAGTTCCTTTAATCGATTTACTACCTCTGCAATGCCAAGTCACTTTAGTAGATATTTTGGAAAAATATCAACGTGATTTCTAG
- a CDS encoding acetyltransferase, with translation MLLQVKDSGELVKIVEIQELIDPNNDVVHGKDQEGQEEQQPETFKKENLIFPSGEVLPRCWLDADYRHDNG, from the coding sequence ATGCTTTTACAAGTCAAAGATAGTGGTGAATTGGTAAAGATTGTTGAAATTCAGGAATTAATTGACCCGAATAATGATGTTGTTCACGGAAAAGACCAAGAAGGTCAAGAAGAACAGCAACCTGAAACTTTTAAAAAAGAAAATCTCATTTTCCCTTCAGGTGAAGTTTTACCACGCTGTTGGTTAGATGCCGACTATAGACACGACAACGGTTAA
- a CDS encoding ABA4-like family protein yields the protein MTISQLFNAANLFVLPFWALMILLPNWKVTRQIMSSYLPFVLLAGAYLYLFISSITPENAQALSNPQLADIAKFFADESAAATGWIHFLVMDLFVGRWVYWEGQKTGVWTIHSLALCLFAGPMGLLSHILTDWITKAFFPNSQQNETVTI from the coding sequence ATGACGATCTCTCAACTTTTTAATGCCGCCAATCTTTTTGTATTACCCTTTTGGGCGTTGATGATTTTATTGCCAAACTGGAAAGTTACACGGCAGATAATGTCATCATATTTGCCATTTGTGCTGTTAGCTGGGGCATATTTGTATTTGTTTATCAGCAGTATTACCCCAGAAAATGCCCAAGCTTTATCGAATCCCCAATTAGCTGATATCGCTAAATTTTTTGCAGATGAATCGGCTGCTGCAACAGGTTGGATTCATTTTTTAGTGATGGATTTATTCGTCGGTCGCTGGGTTTATTGGGAAGGGCAAAAAACAGGTGTTTGGACAATTCATTCTCTTGCGCTGTGTTTGTTTGCTGGCCCTATGGGATTACTGTCTCACATTTTGACTGACTGGATTACTAAGGCATTTTTTCCCAATTCTCAGCAGAATGAAACGGTGACAATATAA
- the cobW gene encoding cobalamin biosynthesis protein CobW, which produces MATKIPVTVITGFLGSGKTSLIRHLLQNNQGRRIAVLVNEFGELGIDGELLKSCQVCPEDGEGDTNIFELTNGCLCCTVQEEFYPTMQELIKRRDSIDCILIETSGLALPKPLVKAFRWQEIRNAATVDAVITVVDCAAVAAGTFASNPDAIAAQRQADDNLEHETPLQELFEDQLACADLVVLNKIDLVDAETKARVEELIKQELPRVVKIVESDNSQLDASILLGFQAAVEDNLDSRPSHHDTEEDHNHDEEIISTNLVLDRTFDPEKLQQQLEKLAQQQEIYRIKGFVAVPNKSMRLVMQGVGTRFDKFYDRPWKPEEPRQTRLVFIGRDLKSSEIESQLVAL; this is translated from the coding sequence ATGGCAACGAAAATTCCTGTCACAGTGATTACAGGCTTCTTAGGTAGTGGAAAAACCAGCCTAATTCGCCACCTGCTACAAAACAACCAAGGCCGCCGCATTGCCGTTTTAGTCAATGAATTTGGCGAACTCGGTATTGATGGCGAATTGTTAAAATCTTGTCAAGTTTGCCCAGAAGATGGTGAGGGCGACACTAATATCTTTGAATTAACCAACGGCTGCTTATGCTGCACCGTGCAGGAAGAGTTTTACCCGACGATGCAAGAGTTAATCAAGCGGCGAGATAGCATCGACTGCATTTTGATTGAAACCTCTGGTTTAGCGTTACCAAAACCATTGGTGAAGGCTTTTCGCTGGCAAGAAATTCGCAACGCCGCCACTGTGGATGCGGTGATTACCGTGGTAGATTGTGCCGCCGTAGCGGCGGGGACATTTGCTAGCAATCCAGATGCGATCGCAGCCCAGCGACAAGCTGATGATAATCTAGAACACGAAACACCCTTGCAAGAACTGTTTGAAGACCAACTTGCTTGTGCAGACTTAGTGGTGTTGAATAAAATTGACTTGGTGGATGCCGAGACAAAAGCCAGAGTTGAAGAATTGATTAAGCAAGAGTTACCCAGAGTGGTGAAGATTGTCGAGAGCGATAATTCTCAACTAGATGCATCTATATTATTAGGATTTCAAGCCGCAGTTGAAGACAATTTAGATTCTCGTCCCAGTCATCACGATACTGAAGAAGACCACAATCACGACGAAGAAATTATCTCAACTAATTTAGTTTTGGATCGTACCTTTGATCCAGAAAAGCTGCAACAACAGTTAGAGAAATTAGCACAACAACAAGAAATTTACCGAATTAAAGGCTTTGTGGCAGTGCCAAATAAATCAATGCGTTTGGTGATGCAAGGCGTAGGAACCCGATTTGATAAATTTTACGATCGCCCCTGGAAACCCGAAGAGCCTAGGCAAACCCGCTTAGTTTTTATTGGACGTGATTTGAAGTCTTCAGAAATCGAATCGCAACTTGTAGCTTTATAA
- a CDS encoding biliverdin-producing heme oxygenase, producing the protein MSSNLATKLRVGTKKAHTMAENVGFVKCFLRGVVEKNSYRKLVANFYFVYSAMEEEMEKHRQHPILSKINFPQLNRKYTLEQDLSYYFGANWREQIKLSPAGEAYVKRIREISATEPELLIAHSYTRYLGDLSGGQILKNIAVTAMNLSDGQGTAFYEFPEIPDEKAFKAKYRQIVDELPLDEATTDRIVDEANAAFGVNMKMFQELEGNLVKAIGVMVYNSLTRRRTRGSTELVTAE; encoded by the coding sequence ATGAGCAGCAATTTAGCAACCAAATTACGTGTAGGCACTAAGAAAGCCCACACAATGGCAGAAAATGTAGGTTTTGTCAAGTGCTTTTTAAGAGGAGTAGTCGAGAAAAACTCTTACCGGAAACTTGTTGCTAACTTCTACTTCGTCTACTCAGCGATGGAAGAAGAAATGGAAAAGCACCGCCAGCACCCAATTCTTTCTAAAATTAACTTTCCTCAGCTAAACCGCAAGTATACCCTAGAGCAAGACCTGAGTTATTACTTTGGTGCTAACTGGAGAGAGCAAATTAAGCTATCTCCCGCAGGTGAAGCTTATGTAAAGCGTATCCGAGAAATATCTGCTACAGAACCCGAACTGTTAATTGCTCATTCATATACTCGTTACTTGGGCGATTTATCTGGGGGACAAATTCTCAAAAATATTGCTGTAACGGCGATGAATTTGTCTGATGGGCAAGGAACAGCTTTTTATGAGTTTCCAGAAATTCCTGATGAGAAGGCATTTAAAGCGAAATATCGGCAAATTGTGGATGAATTACCCCTTGACGAAGCTACAACCGATCGCATCGTTGATGAAGCTAACGCTGCCTTTGGCGTAAACATGAAGATGTTCCAAGAATTGGAAGGCAATTTAGTCAAGGCAATCGGTGTAATGGTGTACAACAGCCTTACACGACGTCGTACACGCGGCAGTACTGAACTCGTCACTGCTGAGTAA